In the Corynebacterium kroppenstedtii genome, one interval contains:
- the betT gene encoding choline BCCT transporter BetT encodes MGRLESSISARKTSTIPDREDADDNGTGKKDPTKNQVVGGSQPTRTIDPPDVNWPVFIISGVLIICIALWAILTPDNALSVLTNIVGTVSKNAGWFYILTATVAVLFMLGVAITRAGLIKLGPDHAKPQFGLFSWASMLFAAGIGIDLLFFSVAEPVSQYYHPPSGDGESIEAARQAVVFTLFHYGITGWALYALMGMAFGYFAYRLNMPLSIRSALYPLIGKRIHGPAGDAVDIAAMLGTVFGVATSLGIGVVQLNYGLKVLFNFPENLAWQIGLIVLAVAVATISAVSGVDKGIKRLSEINVLLAIGLMLYILVTGRTAFLFDALVMNVGEYVSKFPGMTMDTYAFSGAQEWLNSWTLFFWAWWVAWAPFIGLFLARISRGRSLRQFVVGTMSVPFLFVLLWVSFFGNSALDKVIHGDSDFGHMAVDKPERAFYLLLGQYPAGMIVMGAASLIGLLLYITSADSAALVMSNFTSKITDSQQDGRAWSRIFWAAAVGVLTISMLFVDGIPALQNATIIMGLPFAIVMYLVMYSLFKSLRLELLQSKSSARALHGAMSSRAAPAEAGMNWRKRLNRAMSFPSYTQVETYIDNVAAPALDKVAKACKERGADVEYTRSIVEGLGLAQLDFRVKFGSDKDFRYQIYPTQYPMPSFAGRIHLDSDSEELYYRLEIFTLTGSLGYDVYGYTESQLIENVLDLYERHMEFLHLQSDLPGGSDLSDNADPVVEWVDDYSDYAADSAATTGSSVRSEKQEETDSSDSMEESTTVGHSSSASQQSSAASQSEK; translated from the coding sequence ATGGGCCGATTGGAGAGTTCTATTTCAGCCAGAAAGACGTCGACAATCCCTGACCGTGAGGATGCGGACGACAATGGCACAGGGAAAAAAGACCCGACGAAAAATCAGGTAGTCGGAGGGTCTCAACCAACCCGGACGATAGACCCGCCAGATGTGAACTGGCCGGTATTTATCATTTCCGGCGTTCTCATCATCTGTATTGCGCTGTGGGCGATACTGACTCCCGATAACGCGCTGTCCGTACTGACGAACATCGTCGGAACAGTGTCGAAGAATGCTGGATGGTTCTATATCCTCACCGCCACGGTGGCTGTGCTGTTTATGCTGGGCGTCGCCATCACCCGTGCGGGCCTCATCAAATTGGGGCCGGACCATGCTAAACCGCAGTTCGGTCTCTTCTCCTGGGCATCCATGCTTTTTGCCGCAGGTATCGGCATTGATCTGTTGTTCTTCTCGGTGGCAGAACCGGTTAGTCAGTATTATCACCCGCCCTCAGGGGATGGTGAAAGTATTGAAGCTGCACGTCAAGCCGTTGTCTTCACCCTGTTCCACTACGGGATCACCGGGTGGGCCCTCTACGCGTTAATGGGAATGGCCTTTGGGTACTTTGCGTACCGCCTGAATATGCCCTTATCCATCCGATCTGCACTCTACCCACTTATCGGCAAGAGGATCCATGGCCCCGCCGGTGATGCCGTCGATATTGCGGCTATGTTGGGCACGGTTTTCGGTGTCGCCACATCGTTGGGCATCGGCGTTGTTCAGCTCAATTACGGGCTCAAGGTACTTTTTAACTTTCCCGAAAACTTGGCCTGGCAGATAGGCCTGATCGTGTTAGCTGTTGCGGTGGCCACGATTTCTGCAGTGTCCGGTGTCGATAAAGGAATTAAACGGCTCTCAGAGATCAACGTGCTCCTCGCTATCGGGTTGATGCTCTACATCCTGGTCACAGGCCGAACAGCATTCCTCTTCGACGCTTTGGTTATGAATGTTGGCGAATATGTCTCGAAGTTCCCCGGCATGACGATGGATACCTACGCCTTCTCTGGTGCCCAAGAATGGCTGAACTCATGGACGCTGTTCTTCTGGGCATGGTGGGTGGCATGGGCCCCCTTCATCGGTCTATTCCTGGCACGTATTTCGCGCGGACGCAGTCTACGTCAGTTCGTCGTCGGTACGATGTCCGTACCATTTTTATTCGTCCTGCTTTGGGTGTCCTTTTTCGGGAATTCCGCTCTGGATAAAGTTATTCACGGAGATAGCGACTTTGGCCATATGGCAGTTGATAAACCAGAGCGCGCGTTCTACCTCCTGCTGGGGCAGTATCCGGCCGGCATGATTGTGATGGGGGCAGCGTCGCTGATCGGCCTGTTGCTCTACATCACCTCTGCGGACTCCGCCGCCCTGGTTATGAGTAACTTCACGTCGAAAATTACGGACTCCCAGCAAGATGGACGGGCGTGGTCTCGTATTTTCTGGGCGGCCGCCGTTGGTGTCCTCACCATATCTATGCTGTTCGTCGACGGTATTCCCGCGCTGCAAAACGCAACGATCATTATGGGATTGCCATTCGCCATCGTCATGTATCTCGTGATGTACAGCTTGTTTAAGTCATTACGTTTAGAGTTACTGCAATCCAAATCGAGTGCTCGTGCCTTACACGGAGCAATGTCTAGCCGTGCTGCTCCTGCGGAAGCGGGAATGAATTGGAGGAAACGCCTCAACCGAGCCATGTCATTCCCGTCGTATACCCAGGTAGAGACGTACATTGATAACGTTGCCGCCCCTGCTCTAGACAAAGTGGCGAAGGCGTGTAAGGAACGCGGTGCGGATGTTGAGTACACGCGGTCAATTGTGGAGGGCCTGGGCCTGGCTCAGCTTGACTTCCGCGTGAAGTTCGGAAGCGATAAAGACTTCCGCTATCAGATTTATCCCACGCAGTACCCAATGCCGTCGTTTGCCGGTCGCATCCATCTGGATAGTGACAGTGAAGAACTGTATTACCGGTTGGAAATCTTCACCCTCACTGGATCGCTGGGGTATGACGTTTATGGTTATACGGAATCTCAGCTCATTGAAAACGTTTTAGATTTGTATGAGAGGCATATGGAATTCCTTCACCTTCAATCCGACCTTCCGGGCGGTTCTGACTTGTCGGATAATGCCGATCCGGTTGTTGAATGGGTGGATGATTATTCCGACTATGCTGCGGACAGTGCCGCTACAACAGGCAGTTCTGTGAGAAGTGAAAAACAAGAGGAGACGGATTCGTCGGACTCCATGGAGGAATCGACTACAGTCGGTCACTCGTCCTCTGCGTCACAACAGAGCTCAGCCGCTTCACAGAGCGAAAAATAA
- the betA gene encoding choline dehydrogenase has product MGKLFPRSGSTVEHRDVVIVGAGSAGSVLANRLSSDFSTSVMVLEAGRNDSLWDLYIHMPSAFSFPIGNKHYDWEYESVPEPEMHGRRIYHARGKVVGGSSSINGQIFQRGNPMDYEKWGKRDGLEKWDWKYCLPYFKRMETALGSPDDDPRRGHNGPLRMKRGPATSPLFKAFFKSIEQAGYNYTPDVNGYRQEGFGPFDANIDRGRRLSAARAYLHPVLDRDNLELRTRANVRRILFEGTKAVGVEYDWHGRTHQVRADKVILCGGAINSPQLLQVSGVGNKDLLNKVGVNVVKDLPGVGENLQDHLEVYVQYNCTKPVSAQRYLDKWRWPMLGLQWLTTHKGPVATSHFEAGGFARSNDNEDYPNLMFHFLPLAMRYDGTKPEGDDGFQFHVGPMYSDARGYVRITAPTVDTKPDILFNYLSTEQDRREWVEAIKVSRKLLDTPAMKEYTDGEISPGSAIQTDEEILEWVRNDAETALHPSCTCAMGPDSDPMSVVDPSTMQVHGTDGLYVVDASVMPSIPNGNIYAPTMMIAEKASDIIAGKTPLAADETPFYHVKRGDPLNPPEQEK; this is encoded by the coding sequence ATTGGCAAGCTTTTCCCCAGGTCCGGTTCAACGGTGGAACACCGCGACGTCGTTATCGTGGGCGCTGGTTCTGCCGGTTCCGTGTTGGCTAACCGGCTGTCATCAGACTTCTCGACGTCGGTCATGGTGCTAGAGGCAGGCAGGAACGACTCCCTGTGGGATCTCTACATCCACATGCCATCCGCATTCTCATTCCCCATCGGCAATAAGCATTACGACTGGGAATACGAATCTGTTCCCGAGCCGGAAATGCACGGCCGTCGGATCTATCACGCCCGCGGCAAGGTCGTCGGTGGTTCGTCCTCGATTAATGGGCAAATTTTCCAGCGCGGTAACCCAATGGATTACGAGAAGTGGGGCAAGCGCGATGGATTAGAAAAGTGGGATTGGAAATACTGCCTCCCTTACTTCAAGCGCATGGAAACGGCGCTGGGGTCCCCCGATGACGATCCCCGCCGTGGGCACAATGGCCCCCTGCGTATGAAGCGCGGCCCGGCAACATCGCCCCTGTTCAAGGCGTTCTTCAAGTCCATCGAGCAGGCGGGCTATAACTACACGCCGGATGTTAACGGGTACCGCCAGGAAGGTTTCGGCCCGTTCGACGCGAATATCGATCGTGGGCGTCGCCTTTCCGCTGCCCGCGCCTATCTTCACCCCGTCCTGGATCGCGACAACTTAGAGCTCCGCACCCGCGCGAATGTTCGTCGCATTCTCTTCGAAGGTACGAAAGCCGTGGGCGTCGAGTATGACTGGCATGGCCGTACCCACCAGGTCCGCGCGGATAAAGTGATCCTGTGTGGTGGGGCAATCAATTCGCCGCAGTTACTGCAGGTGTCGGGCGTCGGCAATAAAGATTTGCTGAACAAGGTCGGCGTCAACGTCGTTAAGGATTTGCCGGGTGTCGGCGAGAACTTGCAGGACCACCTGGAAGTGTATGTTCAGTACAACTGCACCAAACCCGTGTCTGCTCAGCGCTACTTGGATAAGTGGCGGTGGCCAATGCTGGGCTTGCAGTGGTTGACGACTCATAAAGGCCCGGTGGCAACATCGCATTTCGAAGCTGGTGGGTTCGCGCGTTCTAATGACAACGAGGACTACCCAAACCTCATGTTCCACTTCCTGCCCTTGGCCATGCGCTATGACGGCACGAAGCCGGAGGGTGACGACGGATTCCAGTTCCACGTCGGCCCGATGTATTCGGATGCCAGGGGATATGTGCGGATCACTGCGCCCACAGTGGATACAAAGCCGGATATTTTGTTCAACTACCTGTCGACGGAACAGGACCGTCGCGAGTGGGTTGAGGCTATCAAGGTGTCACGCAAGCTGCTGGATACCCCGGCAATGAAGGAATACACCGACGGGGAGATTTCTCCTGGCTCTGCGATACAAACCGACGAAGAGATTCTCGAATGGGTTCGGAATGACGCGGAGACCGCGCTGCACCCGTCCTGCACATGCGCGATGGGGCCGGACAGTGACCCTATGTCTGTGGTAGATCCCTCTACCATGCAGGTTCACGGTACGGATGGTCTTTATGTTGTCGACGCTTCCGTCATGCCGTCTATTCCGAATGGCAATATTTACGCACCGACGATGATGATCGCTGAAAAAGCGTCGGACATCATTGCGGGCAAGACTCCTCTTGCCGCTGATGAGACCCCGTTTTACCACGTCAAGCGTGGCGATCCGCTCAATCCGCCAGAGCAAGAGAAGTAG
- the glf gene encoding UDP-galactopyranose mutase: MTVTSNTSEYDLFVVGSGFFGLTIAERMASAGKKVLIVEKREHIGGNAYSEAEPETGIEIHKYGAHLFHTSNERVWNYVNQFTDFTNYQHRVFAMHKGTAYQFPMGLGLINQFFGRYYSPDEARQLIKDQTDGLDPAKAKNLEEKAISLIGRPLYEAFVRDYTAKQWQTDPKELPAGNISRLPVRYNFDNRYFNDTYEGLPVDGYTAWLERMADHDNITVRLNTDWFEVRDELRAASPKAPVIYTGPLDRYFNYSEGRLGWRTLDFETEVLETGDFQGTPVMNYNDADVKYTRIHEFRHFHPERKDRYPRNKTVIMKEYSRFAENTDEPYYPINTPEDRDKLLAYRDLAAKEAHDHNVLFGGRLGTYRYLDMHMAIGSALSMVDNKLMPFFEDGQPIEA; encoded by the coding sequence GTGACTGTCACCTCGAACACTAGTGAATATGACCTTTTTGTGGTCGGATCCGGATTCTTCGGGCTCACCATCGCTGAACGCATGGCAAGCGCCGGCAAGAAAGTGCTCATCGTAGAAAAACGCGAGCATATTGGCGGAAATGCCTATTCGGAGGCCGAGCCGGAGACGGGCATAGAGATCCACAAATATGGTGCCCACCTTTTCCACACCTCAAATGAGCGCGTGTGGAACTACGTCAACCAATTCACTGACTTCACCAATTACCAGCACCGTGTGTTCGCCATGCACAAGGGCACGGCGTACCAGTTTCCCATGGGCCTCGGGCTGATCAACCAATTCTTCGGACGGTATTACAGTCCTGATGAAGCACGCCAGCTCATTAAAGATCAGACCGATGGGCTGGACCCGGCCAAGGCGAAGAACCTGGAAGAAAAGGCGATCTCTCTGATCGGGCGGCCATTGTACGAAGCGTTCGTACGTGATTACACCGCCAAGCAGTGGCAAACAGACCCGAAGGAACTGCCGGCGGGGAACATTTCGCGACTGCCGGTCCGGTATAACTTCGACAACCGATACTTCAACGATACCTATGAGGGGCTTCCCGTCGACGGATATACCGCCTGGCTGGAACGCATGGCCGACCACGACAACATCACGGTCCGCCTGAACACCGATTGGTTTGAGGTTCGCGATGAACTCCGCGCAGCGTCACCCAAGGCCCCCGTCATCTATACCGGGCCGCTTGACAGGTATTTCAACTACTCTGAGGGGCGCTTAGGATGGCGCACCCTCGATTTTGAAACAGAAGTGCTTGAGACCGGAGACTTCCAAGGCACGCCGGTCATGAATTACAACGATGCCGACGTGAAATACACCCGCATCCATGAATTCCGTCACTTCCACCCCGAGCGGAAAGACCGGTACCCGCGAAACAAAACGGTCATCATGAAGGAATACAGCCGCTTCGCCGAGAATACCGACGAACCGTACTATCCGATTAACACTCCCGAAGACCGCGACAAACTGTTGGCTTATCGTGACCTCGCAGCGAAAGAGGCCCACGATCACAACGTTCTCTTCGGTGGCCGCCTTGGCACTTACCGTTACCTGGACATGCACATGGCTATCGGATCTGCCCTGTCCATGGTCGATAACAAATTGATGCCGTTCTTTGAGGATGGCCAGCCCATCGAAGCGTAG